A region of the Melitaea cinxia chromosome 1, ilMelCinx1.1, whole genome shotgun sequence genome:
AGGTGACCTGTACAGTTTGTAGAATTCATTACCATTTTCACAGCCCACATCACTCCATTCAACTTCTGTTTCTGTTAAAAGCTTGTATTCATTTGGATATTTCTCCTTCATATAAGCAACAGTGTAGTGGCAGTCTGATAGAAGGTTTTCACCGCCCTTACTGGCAGTTTGCACGAGACAGTGCAGTAGATTCACACCAGGACAGTACTCATAGTATGGAAGATCTGTGTGCATTTGCAAATTGTTTGATAAATATGCAACATTACTGGTGTTTGCTACATGCTGGACGACGAACTTCTCACCGTAATGTGTCTTTTTAGTAAAGCCTATTCTGTCTACAATTCCGTCTACTGCGGTCTCTGAATCAGGAGTGTTCTGTATTAATGCAACACCATAGATGGAGAATTTGTGCAACCAATCATAAAGCGCGTTATCAGAGTGTACAATTTCGTTATAATCATGTTTACTAAAAACTTTATCAAAGTCATCACCATGCCACGTAATTTTTGCTGGTTTATAAAGAGTATTAGTATAGTTTTTTTGACTTTCTTTCACGAAACTCCTGTAGTTAAGCCAACTGAGTTTAAAATCTGATACATGACCATCGTTCCAAATTACTTGCACTGAATTATCGGACTGATTTACATTTTTCGGTTGAACGTTTAAGTCGAATTTGCTCCAATCGATTATTCGGCTTTTCGCTGAAGAATGGAAGCATTTTTCACACTGACAGTTGTCTCTCAACCACACATAGGGAAACTGAAGAACTTTACCGTTTATCTCTATCTTCATAACATCTTTGAATTCtgatcttaaaatataatttgtgtgAAATTTATCAAGTCTCAACAcacttatattttgtaaatgtctTGAAATATTTACACTTTGTAACCGTCTTAACACGATCATTATGGActttgaattgttttaattgaacAATTGATACAGAGGCTAGTCGTTTGGTTTATGAGATAAATTTTTATGTGAATGGACGCGAGAGTAAGATAAGATACGTGACATAATTACCTATAACAAACTTGTTTGGCTACTACTCGCCGTGTCAGGTTAAGGAACTTGATTGTCGCAATACATTGTTTAACAGTATCTAATGATTTCTGTTTGTACCTACatcaattatatgtataatatatacaccaccatatttatgtatatgtacacCATTTGTCCTTTGACCTTTGCTTTGACCCTCAAAGAGTATTTTTGTGAAGATGTTAAACTTACCTATTTTAGTACTCCGTAGCCTTAAAGGTTTCAAGGactattatcataattataataataaatatcttacaacaTTCACAcatagtcgtctgttcctaaatttaataacttaatgcttgtgttgtaggtaacaaCTAGCTgatatagcaatttttttttaaatatacatagaaataatacatatataactaaTTCAAATGTTACACCCAGACTCCGGCGGGAATTAACCCATAACTCGCAGAGcaaaaagcagggccactacaaactgcgcggGCTAGTCAATAATTATGAATAACTTGCTGTAAAGATATTGTATAAGCCTGTATTTTTCTGGATCACCAATTATCCACATATTCCTTTACAATCAGTTTTTGTGTGAGAGTAACAAAAATCTTTTCATCCTCacgaacttttaaatttataaatagctATAGCTATACCCTACGCGCgttgctacattttttttgtcgttcCAACACAGAAACCTTTGAGGCTCAGAGGTTTCTGAGTTGGAAGAGGTTTCTGACTTGAGCTCCTTTGAAACCAgagggctcatgcacaac
Encoded here:
- the LOC123654700 gene encoding gamma-butyrobetaine dioxygenase-like; the encoded protein is MIVLRRLQSVNISRHLQNISVLRLDKFHTNYILRSEFKDVMKIEINGKVLQFPYVWLRDNCQCEKCFHSSAKSRIIDWSKFDLNVQPKNVNQSDNSVQVIWNDGHVSDFKLSWLNYRSFVKESQKNYTNTLYKPAKITWHGDDFDKVFSKHDYNEIVHSDNALYDWLHKFSIYGVALIQNTPDSETAVDGIVDRIGFTKKTHYGEKFVVQHVANTSNVAYLSNNLQMHTDLPYYEYCPGVNLLHCLVQTASKGGENLLSDCHYTVAYMKEKYPNEYKLLTETEVEWSDVGCENGNEFYKLYRSPVICLDKHSQVIRINFSIPQRGSHFPGPIESVKPWYVAHSLFYELNEKFSARFKTKAGDILVFDNIRLLHGRNMYEDKNNNVRKLIGAYLDWDEIYSRLRCLKVKLDPEDGI